The Coregonus clupeaformis isolate EN_2021a chromosome 18, ASM2061545v1, whole genome shotgun sequence genome has a segment encoding these proteins:
- the LOC121587271 gene encoding transcriptional and immune response regulator-like has protein sequence MSNYVVTSDSRRVSPSVHGNKFDTAHRKRAVPNIFENVNQDALMRLFQKTGDMKAEERVRSIFSFTQDPAETAKALMALKQRKKDKFLQIVGMVRHMLKLR, from the coding sequence ATGTCTAACTACGTTGTAACCTCCGACTCCCGCCGTGTCAGTCCATCGGTCCACGGGAACAAATTCGACACAGCGCACCGCAAGAGGGCCGTGCCCAACATATTCGAGAATGTCAACCAGGACGCGCTGATGAGGCTGTTCCAGAAAACGGGGGACATGAAAgcggaggagagggtgaggagcatcttctccttcacccaagACCCAGCGGAAACGGCCAAAGCCCTGATGGCGCTCAAGCAGCGAAAGAAGGACAAGTTCCTCCAGATTGTAGGCATGGTTCGCCACATGCTGAAACTGCGTTGA